Below is a window of Megalopta genalis isolate 19385.01 chromosome 7, iyMegGena1_principal, whole genome shotgun sequence DNA.
CCAACGATGGGTTCTCGGAAACTGCAGTGTTTTCAGAGTTGATCTTGTCCTCCATTGCGAACAGAATGTCGGTAAAGTGTATCGTTGATCAAAGAAGCAAACAACAGTATCAAGTCGACTTGTACAGAAGTTTATATCTTTGGCAGATAGCGCCGAGAGCTGGCGGCAAGTGTATGTACACCGACCATGGAGAGAGACCGTTGCATTTTGTCAGCCTACTGCGCCGACTGCAACCGAGAACCTGCTAAACGAATTTTtctgtaatatttatttctttaaaaaccgTGTACCACTCGGTCTTAATTATTGCTGTAGCACATACCGACGAGcatatattgttcattttacGTAATATTTTGGAAGTATATACCCGCGATACGTTGAACTAACATCTCTTTACCCGTTCACTCATTCGCGACGAGACTACGTTcgttgagaaaattgaaaaattatcaCTTTCTGCAAATTGTTTTAGATCTATTCTACATAGCATAGAAAGAAAACAAGTTTACATAGCATATGCGATCGTTGTTTGATGCGTATATGCATGAAATAATGGAAAAAATTACTCGAATTTGTCGGACTCATGGCTACTACGCATCTAGCATAGACTATATTCCTACTTTTGAATtgatttttctatattttcgagATTACAGTAAGAATTTTGGACAATAATATGTATAGCACTTATGAACGCCTTcgatattctatattttatcaTATATGTATTTTTCAGACTGCTCGAATGGAGTGAGATAGAAAATTATGCTCGGTACCAGCAATGATCGGCGATCACGACTCCGCTAAGAAGAGGCAGTTGAAAGAATTTCCCTTGATCGAGAAAGAATAGCACAGCTGCATGCGAGGACAAAGGAGAGGAATCGGAATGTGCCCCTCTGGGGAACAGGCTTAGGGTGTCGCACATCTGTCCCGACCCAATGAACCTAAGTTGGGCCTGTAGAACACTCCGCCAGCCAAGTTTTCATACCGATTACTACAAActataaattaaccctttgcactcgaagctagtTTAATcataaacctaaaataattgttctcACTTatatatatttccattttatacgacaaagtgcattttatgcatatgaaattgagtcttgtggtgactcgtacaacagttacacctttaacaatttcttaaatgtaaattttgttaatataaaaattatcttggaatatgatataatttttttttagtggtgcctcagagtcatcactcgagtgcaaagggttagaatTACGGGATCCACAATTCTTCACATTATAAGTTGGGAAACTTTTGTAAAACAACTGTAAAAGTTACAAGATTAATTCATAAGAAATCAAATTATTAGATACGTACTTGCATGTTTCAAGTTCTATGTTATTAGTTTTAGCCTTACATTAGTTGCAATGCAACtttatttattgaattcatAGCCTAGCAATACGGATAACCTAAAAACTCCTTTATTTTTCGGagatcatattattatatttcaggTCCTCTAAGCTCTaataaaaacttttaccaaatagaataaatttaattttagtttAATTGCTTTTCATGACATTAATATAACCTACAGTATCTATCAAAACagagacagattcaaataaaagtTAACTTGAAGATTCTAAATTTATAAAACTTGAAGCAGGATACGCtcgtatcatatttgtatagtTTATTTGGTGTGTGGTTCCTGGTTTGAGAAAATTGGGGCCCTGAAAAGGGCCGGTGTTTTCACCTCTGCAAATTTCAAACAATCAAGTTCTAGGTAATTTAAGCTCTTTCACCGCGGATACGACGAGCAAGCTGAATATCCTTGGGCATGATCGTTACTCTCTTGGCGTGGATAGCGCAAAGATTGGTATCTTCGAACAGGCCAACAAGGTAAGCCTCGCTGGCTTCCTGAAGAGCCATCACGGCAGAGCTTTGGAACCGGAGATCGGTCTTGAAGTCCTGAGCGATTTCACGAACCAGACGCTGGAAGGGCAGCTTTCTGATCAGAAGCTCGGTACTCTTCTGATATCTTCGAATTTCACGAAGAGCAACGGTTCCAGGCCTGTAGCGATGGGGTTTCTTCACGCCTCCGGTTGCAGGCGCGCTCTTACGAGCTGCCTTGGTCGCCAGTTGCTTGCGTGGAGCCTTACCTCCAGTCGATTTACGAGCGGTTTGCTTGGTACGAGCCATCTTACGGAGAAATTAGTGAAAGAATCAAAGAAAACTCTCAACAGAACAGCGAAGCGAGTCGTCTGAACTAATACAATCGCTTCCTGAAAATCGTTCTTATATAGAAACCTCCAGATGGCCCAACTCTCCGATTGGCTGCGTCGCGGCAGGTGGGGGAACGGCAGATGTAAGGCCTCTCATTGGCTGCTACGGTTTATGGTGGGGGAACCGGTCCCCATCTAGCACTATAAAAGCAGTATTTTTTGGTTGCTGCGTATTCAATCTTCTTCTTAGCGTTGTCGATTTGAGAGGCATTTCTTTTGATCGATATGACTGGTCGTGGTAAAGGAGGAAAGGGTTTGGGAAAGGGAGGAGCAAAGCGTCATAGAAAGGTTTTGCGTGACAACATCCAGGGTATCACGAAGCCTGCTATCCGTCGTCTTGCTCGTCGTGGAGGCGTCAAACGTATTTCTGGTTTGATCTACGAAGAAACTCGCGGTGTTCTCAAAGTATTTCTTGAGAACGTGATCCGTGATGCTGTTACTTACACCGAGCATGCTAAAAGGAAGACTGTCACTGCCATGGACGTCGTGTATGCTCTGAAACGCCAAGGAAGAACCCTCTACGGTTTTGGTGGTTAAAAAATGCCTGCTTATCGATCATAATATTTCAAAAACGGTCCTT
It encodes the following:
- the LOC117221631 gene encoding histone H3 → MARTKQTARKSTGGKAPRKQLATKAARKSAPATGGVKKPHRYRPGTVALREIRRYQKSTELLIRKLPFQRLVREIAQDFKTDLRFQSSAVMALQEASEAYLVGLFEDTNLCAIHAKRVTIMPKDIQLARRIRGERA
- the LOC117221635 gene encoding histone H4 codes for the protein MTGRGKGGKGLGKGGAKRHRKVLRDNIQGITKPAIRRLARRGGVKRISGLIYEETRGVLKVFLENVIRDAVTYTEHAKRKTVTAMDVVYALKRQGRTLYGFGG